The following are encoded in a window of Massilia sp. R2A-15 genomic DNA:
- a CDS encoding class I adenylate-forming enzyme family protein, which produces MDIAALLAALPDRISAIVRAGAARAPDAPALNEGGRTWTYAQLAGEVDARVALLRQLGVRGGDRVMVVGENCVAQVALIFAAAELDAWIVNVNARLSAAEIANIREHSGARRVLFTVAASPEAQQHAAREGAVAHGDVMAGPLNEACLPEPVDAGNEQVAALIYTTGTTGSPKGVMLTHRNLLFIAAVSSTLRGLTPQDRAYGVLPISHVYGLASVMFGTLYAGACLYLAPRFSAQAMLRAIGDDRLTILQGVPAMYARLLELADKPLASQLRFLYAGGSPLDPVLKAQVESVFALPLHNGYGMTESSPTISQTRLDAPRADTSVGAVIPGVEVRIVDAGGADVPAGEAGELWVRGPNVMKGYYREAALTAAAMRPGGWLNTGDMARQDPDGALFIVGRTKELIIRSGFNVYPLEVETALNAHPGVAQSAVVGRALAGGNEEVVAFVETAPGQAPTEQELRDFLAQRLSPYKCPSEIVIMKALPAAATGKILKGRLKTLAQESPHKKLTKGDK; this is translated from the coding sequence TGCGCAACTGGCGGGTGAAGTCGATGCGCGCGTCGCCCTGTTGCGCCAGCTCGGCGTGCGCGGCGGCGACCGGGTGATGGTCGTCGGCGAGAACTGCGTCGCGCAGGTCGCGCTGATCTTCGCCGCCGCGGAACTCGATGCGTGGATCGTCAATGTCAACGCGCGGCTTTCCGCCGCCGAAATCGCCAACATCCGCGAGCATAGCGGCGCGCGGCGCGTGCTGTTCACGGTGGCCGCGTCGCCCGAGGCGCAGCAGCACGCCGCGCGCGAGGGCGCGGTGGCGCATGGCGACGTCATGGCCGGGCCGCTGAACGAAGCGTGCCTCCCTGAGCCGGTCGATGCCGGCAACGAACAGGTCGCGGCGCTGATCTACACCACCGGCACCACCGGCAGTCCGAAGGGCGTGATGCTCACGCACCGCAACCTGCTGTTCATCGCCGCCGTATCGAGCACCTTGCGCGGCCTGACGCCGCAGGACCGCGCGTATGGCGTGCTGCCGATTTCGCACGTCTACGGCCTGGCGTCGGTCATGTTCGGCACGCTGTATGCGGGCGCCTGCCTGTACCTCGCGCCGCGCTTCTCGGCGCAGGCCATGCTGCGCGCGATCGGCGACGACAGGCTCACCATCCTGCAGGGCGTGCCGGCGATGTACGCGCGGCTGCTCGAGCTGGCGGACAAGCCGCTGGCGTCGCAGCTGCGCTTCCTCTACGCCGGCGGCTCGCCACTCGACCCGGTGCTGAAGGCGCAGGTCGAAAGCGTGTTCGCCCTGCCGCTGCACAACGGCTACGGCATGACGGAAAGCTCGCCGACCATCAGCCAGACCCGCCTCGATGCGCCGCGTGCCGACACCTCGGTGGGCGCCGTCATTCCAGGCGTCGAGGTACGCATCGTCGATGCGGGCGGCGCCGACGTGCCAGCCGGCGAAGCGGGCGAACTGTGGGTCCGCGGACCCAACGTGATGAAGGGGTACTATCGTGAAGCAGCGCTGACCGCGGCGGCGATGCGCCCGGGTGGCTGGCTCAATACCGGCGACATGGCGCGCCAGGACCCGGACGGCGCGCTGTTCATCGTCGGCCGCACCAAGGAGCTGATCATCCGCTCCGGCTTCAACGTCTATCCGCTGGAAGTGGAGACGGCGCTGAACGCGCATCCTGGCGTCGCGCAGTCGGCGGTGGTCGGGCGCGCGCTCGCCGGCGGCAACGAGGAAGTGGTGGCCTTCGTCGAAACGGCGCCAGGCCAGGCGCCGACCGAGCAGGAACTGCGCGACTTCCTGGCGCAGCGCCTGTCGCCGTACAAGTGCCCGTCCGAGATCGTGATCATGAAAGCGCTGCCGGCGGCCGCAACAGGAAAAATTTTGAAGGGCCGGTTGAAAACACTGGCGCAGGAATCGCCACACAAAAAACTGACAAAAGGAGACAAGTAG
- a CDS encoding ABC transporter substrate-binding protein yields the protein MKTTFKRLALAALVSAACIGAANAEEIKVGAELPLTGSLARVGAGMQEGIMVAQEVFNKTNGKHTIKVITIDDESAPAKAIAAVEKLASDGVVAITGGYGSNNISPASDAANKLGLVYITSGGVDDSLVAAGRKNFFRINNSAGYEKALVGLLQDVNAKSVSIVYSTKDATSGLAKDVEKALAAKGVKVAMHSFDPAITDFKPIINKVKLQDKSEVIAMVGYENDYVGILRAARVLKPSVKAMVGVWSLATPKMAADFPDLMPHVFGTALLPFPAEFKTADGKAFADAYKTLYKKEPDYLGQFGYVQSMLLFEAIARAADKGTLKKGGVADELRKTDKETLIGRVQFGANGDNPNFVHRMGQHQDKKIVIVWPKESATGKIAYPATPW from the coding sequence ATGAAGACGACTTTCAAGCGGTTGGCACTGGCAGCGCTGGTTTCGGCGGCCTGCATCGGCGCAGCAAACGCCGAGGAGATCAAGGTCGGCGCGGAGCTGCCGCTCACCGGTTCGCTCGCGCGGGTGGGCGCAGGTATGCAGGAAGGGATCATGGTGGCGCAGGAGGTCTTCAACAAGACCAACGGCAAGCACACGATCAAGGTCATCACCATCGACGACGAGTCGGCGCCGGCCAAGGCCATCGCCGCAGTCGAAAAGCTGGCCAGCGACGGCGTGGTCGCCATCACCGGCGGCTACGGCAGCAACAACATCTCGCCCGCCTCGGACGCGGCCAACAAGCTTGGCCTGGTCTACATCACCTCCGGCGGCGTCGACGACAGCCTGGTCGCCGCCGGCCGCAAGAATTTTTTCCGCATCAATAACTCGGCCGGCTACGAAAAGGCGCTGGTCGGCCTGCTGCAGGACGTGAACGCGAAGTCGGTGTCGATCGTGTATTCGACCAAGGACGCCACCTCGGGCCTGGCCAAGGATGTCGAAAAGGCGCTGGCCGCCAAAGGCGTGAAAGTGGCAATGCACTCGTTCGATCCGGCCATCACCGACTTCAAGCCGATCATCAACAAGGTCAAGCTGCAGGACAAGTCCGAAGTCATCGCGATGGTCGGCTACGAGAACGATTACGTCGGCATCCTGCGCGCTGCGCGCGTGCTCAAGCCGTCGGTCAAGGCGATGGTCGGCGTGTGGTCGCTGGCGACGCCGAAGATGGCGGCCGACTTCCCCGACCTGATGCCGCACGTGTTCGGCACCGCGCTGCTGCCCTTCCCGGCCGAATTCAAGACCGCCGACGGCAAGGCGTTCGCCGACGCGTACAAGACGCTGTACAAGAAGGAGCCTGACTATCTCGGCCAGTTCGGCTACGTGCAGTCGATGCTGCTGTTCGAAGCGATCGCGCGCGCGGCCGACAAGGGCACGCTGAAAAAAGGCGGCGTCGCCGACGAACTGCGCAAGACCGACAAGGAGACGCTGATCGGCCGCGTGCAGTTCGGCGCCAACGGCGACAATCCGAACTTCGTGCACCGCATGGGCCAGCACCAGGACAAGAAGATCGTCATCGTCTGGCCGAAGGAAAGCGCCACCGGCAAGATCGCCTACCCTGCCACGCCCTGGTAA
- a CDS encoding branched-chain amino acid ABC transporter permease, with amino-acid sequence MTELILQALYSGLLQGGSYALIALGLALVFGTMKVINLAHGELVLLAAYIAYAVESGLGWGPVLAIPVALVVVCIAAVSVYLIVSRIKKDREINSLILTYGIGVILTNVILLVWHADVRSTSSTWLQEAFVVGPLFSMRSELIFFVVSIVLMAALWWWLSKSWYGRAVRAVSSNRDAAKLMGVDPGRTELVSFIVAGVLASFAGVALFSYGVIQPAYGGALTVKAFIITVLAGVGSIPGVLLGAVLLGVAEALTVTLASSALQELAGMTLFLLVLLVMPNGLFGAARRRG; translated from the coding sequence ATGACTGAACTGATACTGCAGGCGCTGTATTCGGGCTTGCTGCAGGGTGGCTCATACGCCCTCATCGCCCTCGGCCTGGCGCTGGTATTCGGCACCATGAAGGTGATCAACCTCGCGCACGGCGAACTGGTGCTGCTTGCCGCCTACATCGCGTACGCGGTGGAGTCGGGCCTGGGCTGGGGCCCGGTGCTCGCCATCCCGGTTGCGCTGGTGGTGGTGTGCATCGCCGCGGTATCGGTTTATCTCATCGTCAGTCGCATCAAAAAGGACCGCGAGATCAACTCGCTGATCCTCACCTACGGCATCGGCGTCATCCTGACCAACGTGATTCTGCTGGTGTGGCACGCCGACGTGCGCTCCACCAGCTCGACCTGGCTGCAGGAAGCGTTCGTCGTCGGGCCTCTGTTCTCGATGCGCAGCGAGCTGATTTTCTTCGTCGTCAGCATCGTGCTGATGGCAGCGCTGTGGTGGTGGCTGTCGAAAAGCTGGTACGGCCGCGCGGTGCGCGCCGTGTCCAGCAATCGCGATGCCGCGAAGCTGATGGGCGTCGATCCGGGCCGCACCGAGCTGGTGTCATTCATCGTCGCCGGCGTGCTGGCTTCGTTTGCCGGCGTGGCGCTATTCAGCTACGGCGTGATCCAGCCGGCCTACGGCGGCGCGCTGACCGTCAAGGCCTTCATCATCACCGTGCTGGCCGGCGTCGGTTCGATTCCCGGCGTACTGCTCGGCGCGGTGCTGCTTGGCGTGGCCGAAGCGCTCACCGTCACCCTCGCCAGCTCGGCGCTGCAGGAACTGGCCGGCATGACGCTGTTCCTGCTGGTGCTGCTGGTGATGCCCAACGGCCTGTTCGGCGCCGCCCGGAGGCGCGGATGA
- a CDS encoding branched-chain amino acid ABC transporter permease, with product MKYAKILAILMFAYAVVPLAVGANNYYMSMLVAALVIGGVALSWALLGNLGGMVSFGHSAFVGIGAYVSAILSAKHGVPVLMAVPLGGIGAVLASIVMMPVLRLRGPYFALAILAYAHIFRILATEWSSVTGGSGGVSGIPGFPELFGMNNKMASYLVAVTLILVFALAYHRIRASYYGIALRAMHDSEDATRVVGVNSTVLKAGMLMVSAFMAGVFGAVNAHYINFLEPDYAFNALWVTLPIVAAIFGGYRTISGPVIGALVVYLADQLVFKTLMPTGHQLVLGVLLVLMIVFSPSGLMSLLKKKQAAPHA from the coding sequence ATGAAATACGCAAAAATCCTCGCGATCCTGATGTTCGCCTACGCCGTCGTGCCGCTGGCGGTCGGCGCCAACAACTACTATATGAGTATGCTGGTCGCCGCGCTGGTGATCGGCGGTGTCGCGCTGTCGTGGGCGCTGCTCGGCAACCTGGGCGGAATGGTCAGCTTCGGCCATTCGGCCTTCGTCGGCATCGGCGCGTACGTGTCGGCCATCCTCTCGGCCAAACACGGGGTTCCGGTGTTGATGGCGGTGCCGCTCGGCGGCATTGGCGCGGTGCTCGCGTCGATCGTGATGATGCCGGTGCTGCGCCTGCGCGGCCCCTACTTTGCGCTGGCGATCCTCGCGTACGCCCACATCTTCCGCATTCTCGCGACCGAATGGAGCTCCGTGACGGGCGGCTCGGGCGGCGTATCCGGCATCCCCGGCTTCCCCGAACTGTTCGGCATGAACAACAAGATGGCTTCCTACCTGGTCGCGGTAACGCTCATCCTCGTGTTCGCGCTGGCTTACCACCGCATCCGCGCCAGCTACTACGGCATCGCCTTGCGCGCCATGCATGACAGCGAGGACGCGACACGCGTCGTCGGCGTCAACAGCACCGTGCTCAAGGCGGGGATGCTGATGGTCTCCGCGTTCATGGCCGGCGTGTTCGGCGCGGTCAACGCGCACTACATCAACTTCCTGGAACCCGACTACGCGTTCAACGCGCTGTGGGTCACGCTGCCGATCGTCGCGGCCATTTTCGGCGGCTACCGCACCATCTCGGGCCCGGTGATCGGCGCGCTGGTCGTCTATCTCGCCGACCAGCTGGTCTTCAAGACGCTGATGCCGACGGGGCACCAGCTGGTGCTCGGCGTGCTGCTGGTACTGATGATCGTGTTCAGCCCTTCGGGCCTGATGTCCTTGTTGAAGAAGAAGCAGGCGGCGCCCCATGCTTGA
- a CDS encoding ABC transporter ATP-binding protein, translating to MLELDNVSVRFGGLTAVNDVTLKIGSHDVIGLVGSNGAGKTTLFNAISGLVQPTAGGIRFFDRDVMRAPMYRRARLGIGRTFQVPQPMHELTVRENLLVAQRFGTGRVDQKKIDEILDFTSLQDKAGRDAASELALTELKALEVAKALATDPKLLLLDEVLAGLETTGKRRFMGMLRDLHAKFGVGIVMIEHDIEIISALCPRVAVLNFGQLIADGTPDAVFRDPAVIKSYTGAADA from the coding sequence ATGCTTGAACTCGACAACGTATCGGTGCGCTTCGGCGGCCTGACCGCCGTCAACGACGTCACCCTGAAGATCGGCAGCCATGACGTGATCGGCCTGGTCGGCTCGAACGGCGCCGGCAAGACCACGCTGTTCAACGCGATCTCGGGCTTGGTCCAGCCGACTGCCGGGGGAATTCGCTTCTTCGACCGCGACGTGATGCGCGCGCCAATGTACCGCCGCGCGCGGCTCGGCATCGGCCGCACCTTCCAGGTGCCGCAGCCAATGCACGAATTGACGGTACGCGAGAACCTGCTGGTGGCGCAGCGCTTCGGCACCGGCCGCGTCGACCAGAAGAAAATCGACGAGATCCTCGACTTCACCAGCTTGCAGGACAAGGCCGGCCGCGACGCGGCGAGCGAACTGGCGCTGACCGAGCTGAAGGCGCTGGAAGTGGCGAAGGCGCTCGCGACCGATCCGAAACTGCTGCTGCTCGACGAGGTGCTGGCCGGCCTGGAGACCACCGGCAAGCGGCGCTTCATGGGTATGCTGCGCGACCTGCACGCCAAATTCGGCGTCGGCATCGTGATGATCGAACACGATATCGAAATCATCTCCGCGCTGTGTCCTCGCGTGGCGGTGCTCAATTTCGGCCAGCTGATCGCGGACGGCACGCCCGACGCGGTATTCCGCGATCCGGCCGTCATCAAAAGCTACACGGGAGCGGCGGATGCTTGA
- a CDS encoding ABC transporter ATP-binding protein, which produces MLELKQVRAGYGAINVLWDVSLSAASGQLTTIIGPNGAGKTTLLRAVMGLVPVTQGEIAIDGRSLTGTRTWDMADLGVAMIPEGRMVFRDMSVEENLIMGAFPKAQRSHLATRLEEAFTMFPRLRERRKQLAGSLSGGEAQMLAMGRGLMSDPKLLIIDEPSLGLAPLVVNELFEILARLKDGKRTIILVEQNTQRAVGVADHVYLMQSGKVVMSKAAAEVDLEHLHELYFAR; this is translated from the coding sequence ATGCTTGAACTGAAGCAGGTGCGCGCCGGGTATGGCGCGATCAATGTGCTGTGGGATGTGTCGCTGTCGGCGGCGAGCGGCCAGCTGACCACCATCATCGGACCGAACGGCGCCGGCAAGACCACGCTGCTGCGCGCGGTCATGGGGCTGGTGCCGGTGACGCAAGGCGAGATCGCCATCGACGGCAGATCGCTGACGGGCACACGCACGTGGGACATGGCGGACCTGGGCGTGGCGATGATCCCGGAAGGCCGCATGGTGTTTCGCGACATGAGCGTCGAGGAGAACCTGATCATGGGCGCGTTCCCGAAGGCGCAGCGTTCGCATCTGGCCACGCGGCTGGAGGAAGCGTTCACGATGTTTCCGCGTCTGCGCGAACGGCGCAAGCAGCTGGCCGGCTCGCTGTCCGGCGGCGAGGCGCAGATGCTGGCGATGGGGCGCGGGCTGATGTCGGATCCAAAGCTGCTGATCATCGACGAGCCCTCGCTGGGACTGGCGCCGCTGGTGGTCAACGAGCTGTTCGAGATCCTGGCGCGGCTGAAGGATGGCAAGCGGACGATCATCCTGGTCGAGCAGAATACCCAGCGCGCGGTGGGCGTCGCGGACCATGTGTACCTGATGCAGAGCGGGAAAGTGGTGATGTCGAAGGCCGCGGCGGAAGTCGACCTGGAGCACTTGCACGAGCTTTACTTCGCTCGATAA
- the waaF gene encoding lipopolysaccharide heptosyltransferase II — protein sequence MAQPLLQRLKQKHPDRAIDVLAPPSVSPVWRAMAEVDTVLETPFRHGALQLKERWRYARELRQRGYADAYVLPNTLKYALIPWLAGIPERVGYKGEMRYGLLNVMHHDDTPPRPMVPFYAALAQDPSMALTPAPRPRMGASSEEIAAVCAKTGIALDRPLVVFAPGAEFGAAKRWPAAHFAQLARQIFAHDPTAQIALLGSPKDREACDEVIAGSGKEGMFNLAGATRLGEAIALIARADAVVANDSGLLHIASALNRPVVALYGPTDPDHAPPFSDMAKSISLRLACSPCKQRECPLGHHDCMNKMDAGMVWAELRPMIKV from the coding sequence ATGGCGCAGCCGCTGCTGCAGCGGCTGAAGCAGAAGCATCCCGACCGCGCGATCGACGTGCTGGCGCCGCCGTCGGTGTCGCCGGTGTGGCGCGCGATGGCCGAAGTCGATACCGTGCTTGAAACCCCGTTCCGGCACGGCGCGCTGCAATTGAAGGAACGCTGGCGCTACGCGCGCGAGCTGCGCCAGCGCGGATATGCCGACGCATACGTGCTGCCCAATACCCTCAAGTACGCGCTGATTCCCTGGCTGGCCGGGATTCCCGAGCGCGTCGGCTACAAGGGCGAGATGCGCTACGGCCTGCTCAACGTGATGCATCACGACGACACGCCGCCGCGCCCGATGGTGCCGTTCTACGCCGCGCTGGCGCAGGATCCTTCGATGGCGCTGACGCCTGCGCCGCGGCCGCGCATGGGAGCCAGCAGCGAGGAAATTGCGGCGGTGTGCGCGAAGACCGGCATCGCTCTGGATCGCCCGCTGGTGGTTTTTGCGCCGGGCGCCGAATTCGGCGCGGCGAAGCGATGGCCGGCGGCGCATTTCGCGCAGCTTGCAAGACAGATCTTCGCGCACGATCCGACGGCGCAAATTGCGCTGCTTGGTTCACCGAAAGACAGGGAAGCGTGCGACGAAGTGATCGCCGGCAGCGGCAAGGAAGGCATGTTCAACCTGGCTGGCGCCACCAGGCTGGGCGAAGCGATTGCACTGATCGCGCGCGCCGACGCGGTGGTGGCCAACGACTCGGGGCTGCTGCACATCGCCTCGGCGCTGAACCGCCCGGTGGTGGCGCTGTACGGGCCGACCGATCCGGATCACGCGCCGCCGTTTTCGGATATGGCCAAATCGATTTCACTACGCCTGGCATGCTCGCCGTGCAAACAGCGCGAGTGCCCGCTGGGCCATCACGACTGCATGAATAAAATGGACGCCGGGATGGTGTGGGCGGAACTTCGGCCGATGATCAAGGTCTGA
- the msbA gene encoding lipid A export permease/ATP-binding protein MsbA yields the protein MEKRSIARRLVAVVWPYRTRALLSLLAMAGTAATQPMLGKALELLLDKGFGANKMSFSLWLVPLVLLSIFILRGVFTFSTAYLNNWVMSRVLNDLRGMVFERVLRLPVASFQHESTGKIINTVIGDVRQVVDMINSVFLAFVRDTMVVAGLLIALLFLNWKLTLVALVVVPATAVIVRTTTGRLRKLNRDNQRVTIEMTQVVEEAARGHQVIRVFSGERYESKRFEQRSDALRGFSQRMTVAHAATVPITQIATALAVSVVIVLAIRSDMSVGEFTNFITMMLMLLQPLKALVEVNGPMQRGMIAAETVYAMIDAPAEHDTGTTVLGRAKGHLKFENVSFRYPGSVPLALSNVSLEILPGQTVALVGISGGGKSTFVNLVTRFYSPESGRIVLDGVPYEDIKLTSLRAQLAMVSQNVVLFDDTLGANIAYGAEQVDGARLAAAIKAAHLSDVVAALPDGVDTMIGENGMRLSGGQRQRVAIARAIYKDAPILILDEATSALDNESERAVQAALDTLMQGRTTLVIAHRLSTVERADRIVVMEQGRIIESGRHDELLAAGGMYANLYRLQFSEAA from the coding sequence ATGGAAAAACGTAGCATTGCCAGGCGCCTGGTTGCGGTGGTCTGGCCTTATCGCACCCGCGCCCTGCTGTCGCTGCTGGCCATGGCCGGCACCGCCGCGACCCAGCCGATGCTGGGCAAGGCGCTCGAACTCCTGCTCGACAAGGGATTCGGCGCGAACAAGATGTCGTTCAGCCTGTGGCTGGTGCCGCTGGTGCTGCTGTCGATCTTCATCCTGCGCGGCGTGTTCACGTTTTCCACGGCCTACCTGAACAACTGGGTCATGAGCCGCGTGCTCAACGACCTTCGCGGCATGGTGTTCGAGCGCGTGCTGCGCTTGCCCGTCGCGAGCTTTCAGCACGAATCGACCGGCAAGATCATCAACACCGTGATCGGCGACGTGCGCCAGGTGGTCGACATGATCAACTCCGTGTTCCTGGCCTTCGTGCGCGACACGATGGTGGTGGCCGGCCTGCTGATCGCGCTGCTGTTCCTGAACTGGAAGCTGACCCTGGTGGCGCTGGTGGTCGTGCCGGCCACCGCCGTCATCGTGCGCACCACCACCGGGCGCCTGCGCAAGCTCAATCGCGACAACCAGCGCGTGACCATCGAGATGACCCAGGTGGTCGAGGAAGCGGCGCGCGGACACCAGGTCATCCGCGTGTTTTCCGGCGAACGCTACGAGAGCAAGCGCTTCGAGCAGCGCAGCGACGCCCTGCGCGGCTTTTCGCAGCGCATGACGGTGGCCCACGCCGCCACCGTGCCAATCACCCAGATCGCCACCGCGCTGGCGGTGTCGGTGGTGATCGTGCTGGCGATCCGTTCCGACATGAGCGTCGGCGAATTCACCAACTTCATCACCATGATGCTGATGCTGCTGCAGCCGCTCAAGGCGCTGGTGGAAGTGAACGGCCCGATGCAGCGCGGGATGATCGCCGCCGAAACCGTGTACGCAATGATCGACGCGCCGGCGGAGCACGATACCGGCACCACAGTGCTGGGCCGCGCGAAGGGCCACCTGAAGTTCGAGAACGTGTCGTTCCGCTATCCCGGGAGCGTTCCGCTGGCGCTGTCGAACGTGTCGCTCGAGATCCTGCCTGGACAGACGGTGGCGCTGGTCGGCATTTCGGGCGGCGGCAAATCCACGTTCGTCAACCTGGTCACGCGCTTCTATTCGCCCGAATCGGGCCGCATCGTGCTTGACGGCGTGCCGTACGAGGACATCAAGCTCACCAGCCTGCGCGCGCAACTGGCGATGGTCAGCCAGAACGTAGTGCTGTTCGACGATACGCTGGGCGCCAACATCGCGTATGGCGCCGAGCAGGTCGATGGCGCGCGCCTGGCCGCTGCCATCAAGGCCGCGCACCTGAGCGACGTGGTCGCCGCGCTGCCCGATGGCGTGGACACGATGATCGGCGAGAATGGCATGCGCCTGTCGGGCGGGCAGCGCCAGCGCGTGGCCATCGCGCGCGCCATCTACAAGGACGCGCCGATCCTCATTCTCGATGAGGCGACGTCCGCGCTGGACAACGAATCGGAACGCGCGGTGCAGGCCGCGCTCGACACGCTGATGCAAGGCCGCACCACGCTGGTGATCGCGCACCGCCTGTCGACGGTGGAGCGCGCCGACCGCATCGTCGTGATGGAGCAGGGCCGCATCATCGAGTCCGGCCGCCATGACGAACTGCTGGCCGCCGGCGGCATGTACGCGAACCTCTACAGGCTGCAGTTCTCGGAGGCTGCGTGA
- a CDS encoding O-antigen ligase — protein MTIAPPVPLTRAENIVRYLILLALFSVSFSTALTNLFVGFGYIGFIVALCTSPSLRRVLRSPPALLALALLALFIIGASWSIAPRADLATALKKYSRLLILPMAIAMSWRDPGLAPRALRWFLGGAAVLAVSCYLVKFGMMPESRLGWWKVSTDARDAYVFRNHITIGILLGFAACLSLLAASYKTAWRARALWIAGGVLFAVPTIFLGQGRTGYVALFIGMVALFLIRTRITPLRTVAGVMAIGALFLGFYLASSNVRSRTDDMVNEIQNHRVQSPNGLRVSFLSVGLDVVAAHPLLGVGTGGFAEAYAPTAQRNWPAGHEMATARHQPHSEFLLVAVQLGLLGSLVYFAMLGTIGGAALGARNFESDSLALLWVVYVVTSSFNSLLWDTTEAHWFLLLAGCLYVGALRRRGVKQ, from the coding sequence ATGACAATCGCACCACCAGTTCCGCTGACGCGGGCCGAAAACATTGTCCGCTACCTGATCCTGCTTGCGCTGTTTTCGGTGTCGTTCTCCACCGCGCTGACCAACCTGTTCGTCGGCTTCGGCTACATCGGCTTCATCGTAGCGCTGTGCACCAGCCCTTCCCTGCGCCGCGTACTGCGCTCGCCGCCGGCGCTGCTGGCGCTCGCGCTGCTGGCACTGTTCATCATTGGCGCAAGCTGGTCGATCGCGCCGCGCGCCGACCTGGCGACTGCGTTGAAAAAATACTCGCGGCTGCTGATCCTGCCGATGGCGATTGCCATGAGCTGGCGCGATCCCGGCCTGGCGCCGCGCGCGCTGCGCTGGTTCCTCGGCGGCGCCGCGGTGCTCGCCGTATCCTGCTACCTGGTCAAATTCGGCATGATGCCGGAGTCGCGCCTGGGCTGGTGGAAGGTCAGCACCGACGCGCGCGACGCTTACGTCTTCAGGAACCACATCACGATCGGCATCCTGCTGGGGTTTGCCGCCTGCCTCAGCCTCCTGGCCGCCAGCTACAAGACGGCCTGGCGCGCCCGCGCACTGTGGATCGCCGGCGGCGTGCTGTTTGCGGTGCCGACCATTTTCCTCGGCCAGGGCCGGACCGGCTATGTCGCCCTGTTCATCGGCATGGTCGCGCTGTTCCTGATCCGCACGCGCATCACGCCGCTGCGCACGGTCGCCGGCGTGATGGCGATCGGCGCGCTGTTCCTCGGCTTCTATCTCGCATCGTCCAACGTCAGGTCGCGCACCGACGACATGGTCAACGAGATCCAGAACCACCGCGTGCAATCGCCGAACGGCCTGCGCGTGAGCTTCCTCAGCGTGGGACTGGACGTGGTTGCCGCCCACCCGCTGCTGGGGGTCGGCACCGGCGGGTTTGCAGAGGCTTATGCGCCCACCGCGCAGCGCAACTGGCCGGCCGGCCACGAGATGGCAACCGCGCGGCACCAGCCGCACAGCGAATTCCTTCTCGTGGCGGTGCAGCTTGGGCTGCTTGGATCGCTGGTCTATTTCGCCATGCTCGGAACGATCGGCGGCGCCGCACTCGGGGCGCGCAATTTCGAGAGCGACAGCCTCGCGCTGCTGTGGGTGGTGTACGTGGTGACGTCGTCGTTCAACAGCCTGCTGTGGGATACCACCGAGGCGCACTGGTTCCTGCTGCTGGCGGGATGTTTGTATGTTGGCGCGCTTCGGCGCCGTGGAGTGAAGCAATGA
- a CDS encoding glycosyltransferase family 2 protein, translating to MTDGLITLIVTTYNRPDALEAVLEGCFTQSDRNFEIIVADDGSTEVTRDCIARLAARSPVPLRHVWQEDIGFRLAGARNRGIEAAQGEYILILDGDCVPQRDFIEQHRKLARRGFMVTGSRILLDEAYTRQVLERHIALQSLRFADKIRLRAAGHLNKALQLIVKLPDVGREKRRFSYRRIKGCNMAIWRSDLELVNGFDESFKGWGHEDADMVVRLFNAGVMRKDGAFATEVFHLWHREAQRDQASSNKKVVLEREMDRTTQAAKGLREHQ from the coding sequence ATGACCGATGGACTGATCACGCTGATCGTCACGACCTACAACCGGCCCGACGCGCTGGAGGCGGTACTCGAGGGCTGCTTCACGCAGAGCGACCGGAATTTCGAGATCATCGTCGCCGATGACGGCTCGACCGAGGTCACGCGCGATTGCATCGCGCGCCTGGCGGCCCGCTCGCCGGTGCCGCTGCGGCATGTGTGGCAGGAGGACATCGGCTTCCGTCTGGCGGGGGCGCGCAACCGCGGCATCGAGGCGGCGCAGGGAGAATACATCCTCATTCTCGATGGCGATTGCGTGCCGCAGCGGGACTTCATCGAGCAGCACCGCAAGCTGGCGCGGCGCGGGTTCATGGTGACGGGAAGCCGGATCCTGCTCGACGAGGCTTACACCAGGCAGGTGCTGGAGCGGCATATCGCGCTGCAGTCGCTGCGGTTTGCGGACAAGATTCGCCTGCGCGCGGCCGGGCATTTGAACAAGGCCTTGCAGCTGATCGTGAAGCTGCCGGACGTCGGGCGCGAGAAGCGACGCTTTAGCTATCGCCGCATCAAGGGCTGCAACATGGCGATCTGGCGCTCGGACCTGGAGCTGGTGAACGGCTTTGACGAAAGCTTCAAGGGCTGGGGGCACGAGGATGCCGATATGGTAGTGCGGCTGTTCAATGCGGGCGTGATGCGCAAAGACGGGGCGTTCGCGACGGAGGTGTTCCATCTTTGGCACCGCGAGGCGCAGCGGGACCAGGCGAGCAGCAACAAGAAGGTTGTGCTGGAGCGGGAGATGGATCGGACGACGCAGGCGGCGAAAGGGCTGCGCGAGCACCAGTAA